A genomic stretch from Malus domestica chromosome 15, GDT2T_hap1 includes:
- the LOC103401852 gene encoding auxin transporter-like protein 3, which translates to MASEKVETVIAGNYVEMEREQSDAQTSAKSKLSTFLWHGGSAYDAWFSCASNQVAQVLLTLPYSFSQLGLLSGILFQLFYGLMGSWTAYLISLLYVEYRTRKEREKVDFRNHVIQWFEVLDGLLGKHWRNVGLFFNCTFLLFGSVIQLIACASNIYYINDNLDKRTWTYIFGACCATTVFIPSFHNYRIWSFLGLIMTTYTAWYLTIASLIHGQVEGVKHSGPSTMVLYFTGATNILYTFGGHAVTVEIMHAMWKPQKFKLIYLMATLYVLTLTLPSASAVYWAFGDNLLTHSNALAMLPKTRFRDTAVVLMLIHQFITFGFACTPLYFVWEKLIQMHETKSMVKRALARLPVVIPIWFLAIIFPFFGPINSTVGSLLVSFTVYIIPALAHMVTFASASARENAVEKPPSFLGGWAGSYTMNIFVVVWVLIVGFGFGGWASMLNFINQVNTFGLFTKCYQCPPHKA; encoded by the exons ATGGCTTCCGAGAAGGTTGAGACTGTTATAGCCGGAAACTACGTCGAAATGGAAAGGGAACAGAGTGATGCCCAGACAAGTGCTAAGAGCAAGCTATCAACATTTCTTTGGCATGGTGGCTCAGCATATGATGCATGGTTTAGCTGCGCTTCTAACCAG GTTGCTCAAGTGCTTCTCACACTGCCATACTCATTTTCCCAACTGGGTTTGTTATCTGGAATACTATTTCAGCTTTTTTATGGATTGATGGGAAGCTGGACTGCTTACCTCATCAGTTTACTATATGTCGAGTACAGAACtagaaaggagagagaaaagGTGGATTTTAGGAACCATGTAATTCAG TGGTTTGAAGTTCTTGATGGGCTTTTGGGAAAACATTGGAGGAATGTAGGCCTTTTTTTCAACTGcacttttcttctctttggaTCTGTAATTCAGTTAATTGCCTGTGCAAG TAACATCTACTACATAAACGACAATCTCGACAAGAGAACTTGGACTTACATCTTTGGAGCTTGCTGTGCTACAACTGTCTTCATCCCCTCATTCCATAATTACagaatttggtcatttttggGCCTTATTATGACTACTTACACTGCTTGGTATCTCACCATTGCTTCCCTTATCCATGGGCAG GTTGAGGGAGTGAAGCACTCTGGTCCAAGCACAATGGTTCTCTACTTTACTGGGGCTACCAACATTCTCTACACATTTGGTGGACATGCTGTTACAGT ggaaattATGCATGCAATGTGGAAGCCACAAAAGTTCAAGTTAATATACTTGATGGCAACACTGTATGTGCTGACCTTAACCCTACCATCTGCGTCTGCTGTGTACTGGGCTTTCGGGGACAATCTCTTGACTCATTCCAATGCCCTAGCCATGCTTCCAAAGACTAGGTTTAGAGACACTGCAGTAGTCCTAATGCTCATTCATCAG TTTATCACATTTGGATTTGCTTGCACTCCTTTGTACTTTGTGTGggagaaattaattcaaatgCATGAGACCAAAAGCATGGTGAAGAGGGCACTGGCGAGGCTCCCAGTGGTGATCCCGATATGGTTCCTTGCCATCATTTTCCCATTCTTTGGGCCCATCAACTCAACTGTTGGATCTCTTCTTGTCAGCTTTACTGTCTACATAATTCCTGCTTTAGCTCACATGGTCACCTTTGCTTCTGCATCTGCTAGAGAG AATGCTGTGGAGAAACCACCATCATTCTTAGGAGGCTGGGCAGGATCATACACCATGAACATCTTTGTGGTGGTATGGGTTTTGAtagtgggatttgggtttggagGATGGGCAAGCATGCTCAACTTCATAAACCAAGTTAACACATTTGGTCTATTCACAAAGTGCTACCAATGCCCCCCTCACAAAGCTTGA